The genome window ACGAGCGCATGAAAGATCTTCAGCAGCACGAGCCGCTCAGCACCAGTGTCTGAGATGGAGACATCAAGAGTCGCTCTCATCGCTCTCGTGTGTAAGTCTCATTCCACTTTTACACACTTTCTACACAACCCACACCTGCTGGGGCCTTGTGtagaagtttgtaccccctcctTAGTGTAATGtgaagtgtgatgttgtgtagaagtttgtaccccctcctTAGTGTAATGTGAAGTGTGATGCTGTGtagaagtttgtaccccctcctTAGTGTAATGTGAAGTGTGATGATGTGtagaagtttgtaccccctcctTAGTGTAATGtgaagtgtgatgttgtgttgCAGGTGTTGTGTTCTCCGGTCAGAAGAGGATCTCTGGAGCAGAAGTGGAGACGAGAGTCAGACGAGGAGACGACGTCACTCTCTACTCCGACTGTGTTGTGAAAAGTGGATTTTATCCAGTGTGGTTCAGGAACTGCTCACATCAGGATCAACCTCGTCTGATGATCTCACAGTCAGATGTGATGCATGATGTTTTTCCACGTTACTCGTCTGTGTTTAATGTCTCCACCAACGTACACGATCTGCTGATTAAGAAGGTCACAGAATCAGATGTGGGCGTGTACTACTGCGCTGTGAGAGAAAACAATATTACAAAGGATAAAGACGGCGTGATAATCAGCACTGCAGTGTTTCATTATGGGAACAGATGGACTCGACTCTCTGTACTCGGTGAGATTGTGTCGATTCTTTCATTCTGTAAAAGTTTGATAAAGATTTATTCTCTTTGATCATTTTTCAAGTTAGagcttaataataaaatacatcacctgcagtgtgtgtgtgtgtgtgtgtgtgtgtgtgtgtgtgtgtgtgcgtgtgtgtgtgtgtgtgtgtgtgtgtgtgtgtgttcctgagCAGAACCCTgtcgcagtgtgtgtgtgtgtgcgtgtgtgtgtgtgtgtgtgtgtgtgtgtgtgtgtgtgtgtgtgtgtgtgtgtgtgtgtatcagagtggagtgttatttttttgtctttgctgATGTTTTGTAAAATCAGCACTTTAATCTGCTACTGCTAATCTACTCTCAGATTATCTGAATGAAACCGAAAAATGTAGCGGACATTATTAGACTCAAaactgtgcgtgcgtgtgtgtgtgtgtgtgtgtgtgtgtgtgtgtgtgtgtgtgtgtgtgtttctcagaaGAAGCTACTGTCTCTCCGAACACCCCGACCCCGTGTGTATCAGAGTGGAGTGTTAGCTGGAAGCtggtgttgggtgtgtgtgctgtgtgtgttctcctcTCCTCACTCCTCTCCTCCATCTGTGTGTACTGCCTCTGCACAAACACcactaaaggtactcacacactcgctctgatctctaacacactaaaggtactcacacactcgctctgatctctaacacactaaaggtactcacacactcgctctgatcactaacacactaaaggtactcacacactcgctctgatctctaacacactaaaggtactcacacactcgctctgatcactaacacactaaaggtactcacacactcgctctgatcactaacacactaaaggtactcacacactcgctctgatcactaacacactaaaggtactcacacactcgctctgatctctaacacactaaaggtactcacacactcgctctgatctctaacacactaaaggtactcacacactcgctctgatctctaacacactaaaggtactcacacactcgctctgatctctaacacactaaaggtactcacacactcgctctgatctctaacacactaaaggtactcacacactcgctctgatcactaacacactaaaggtactcacacactcgctctgatctctaacacactaaaggtactcacacactcgctctgatcactaacacactaaaggtactcacacactcgctctgatctctaacacactaaaggtactcacacactcgctctgatctctaacacactaaaggtactcacacactcgctctgatctctaacacactaaaggtactcacacactcgctccaCTTCACCATTAAACACAACAGGAATTAAATCCGCTATTGGTCATCAAGGAGGTGTGTCTACTCACCTGTCCATCATTTTGTCTGTCAATTCAGAAAACTCCGCCTCCTCTGTTAGCATTTCCGTGTTCTTGTTAGTAAATTCAGAGAAACTAGACCTTTAAGAtgaacattatttcattcaaaGGAGAAATCAAAGCAGGAAGTGCCAAAAGGACGACTCTGAGCCACGACGAGGTAATACCACACGCAAGGAACAACTGAACATCTGAACCGTACACACAGGTATGTTTTATCCTTACTGTCAGAAACACTCTTATCCAGATGTGTTTTTCTGCTCTGCAGGTTGGAGACGAGGTCTGTTACGCCTCGCTGGACATCCAGAACCTccacaagaagaagaagaggaagataaAGAGGAGAGTTCAGCACTCCGATTTCAGCACGTATTCAGAGGTCAGGACCGACAGGAGCTCGGGAGACGTCGCTGAATTTTGAAATGACTCGTGCATTGTTtgaaaaacgtttttttttttttacttgttttttttaaaaccctcgACGATATTAAACGTAGAAAATGACttgatttttcatttataaacagTATAGAAATCATTTGAGCTGCAAATTTGAAATGTTGCTCACTATTAAATTGATCATAATAGTGATATAACGCTGATGACGTACAGAAGGTCTCAGAGCTACACTCTGTCCTGGAGGTGACCCTCTGAAAGAAGGCTTTGGAGCAGTGTAGGGGTTGTGAGCAGCCTCTAGGAGGTATTCGTAATGAGGACCAGTACTCACTACACCAGATGAAACTTGATGTTGGACTCACCTCCTCCATCCTGGACCTCCTGCAGGCTGCTTCACAACATTTGATTGACTTTCTCGTTGTGCCTTGAATGTGCTAGATCACTGACAGAAAGGGTAACGGCAGATGTTTCCAGGACTCCGATGCGACGTCCAGCAGTTATTATAGCTGTCTGACTAAACAGGCAAAACCACCAGAGCGGAAACGCAGTGAAGGCTTAGGGAGAGCACCAAACCAGAATCCGCCTGAGGGCCAGGTCACTGGAacgtaataatgataatgataagataacgagtctttattgatcacgtatacattacagcacagtgaaactcttttcttcacatacctcagcatgttaggaagttggggtcagagcgcagggtcagccatgatacggcgccccctggagcagagagggttaagggccttgctcgagggcccgACAggagcagcttggcagtgccggggcttgaacccccgaccttcatatcagtaacccagaaccttaaccactaagcccccaaTGCCCCCCCCTGATGATCCAAGCAGAGCCACCCTTGATGGATCGGAGAGGAGAAGTCAGATAAGTAGAGATCCTAAAGATCTTACAAAAATTAGAATTAAACTAAGTTTTCTCTGCCAGGACTGGGGTTACGGGGCTCGACCGCGGGAGCTAGGTCTGGGGATGCTGTCTGCAGCTGAGTACCTGCTGACTGGGCCACAAATTTAACCCAATGGCGATATGAAGCCATCTGGTGGGCTCATGAAGGGTGGGGGTCAGGTGGAAATCCAGGCACGTGATGGACAGTCTTAGATGGACTAGACCGGTGCAGTGGATTAAACTGTGGCTGGAAGGCTGTCACGGTGCTAACATTAGCATGCTACCTGCAACTATAGGGTGTGGGAATGTGGTCTCTCCAGAGGATGCCTGGGCTTACTCTCTGTGATAAGGTGAGGAGCTGAGCGGTCTGAGACAACCATGGAGTAGCTGTTGCTCCTTCGAGTTGAAAGGAGCAACTTGAGGCACCTTACAAGAACACCCCCTCTTCGGCTCCTGGTAGAGCTGGATCCTGCACGTCACACTGGATGCAGACTCCGAGAGAGACCCAGGAGCCGCTGGAGAGATATCATCTCACGGTGGTCCTGGAAACATCTGGGGAGCCCCAGAAGGAGGGGGAATCTGTGGCCAGGGATAGAGAAATCTGGGCTGAACTTTTCTGCTTGCTGCCAAGCAGGTGGAGAATGAAtgtatgacctttgacctctgctTTCTCTTCTCTATCTGTATTGTCAAAACTTTTGATTATTACATGAAAGTATTACTAGAAAGTCTTCCAtgcaaaaggacaaaaatgcaGTGGAGTTATTATCTAAATTTTATGGAGAATATTCAtgtttagtagttttatttacaGTCTTGACCACGCCCTGCTGAATTTAAACCTATTCatataaaatgttactttgCTTTCTGTGAAACTGTCATTTGTTCTAATAAAGTTAACAGTTTGGAGAACTGACAGTAATGTGGTCATCGAGTCCAGTACACACTCTCAgtcacacacatgtacacaaacacacacactgtctcacacacatgaCAGTACATgcatccacaaacacacacttacacaaacacacacttacacaaacacacacatacacaaacacacacatacacaaacacacacttacacaaacacacacttacacaaacacacacttacacaaacacacacatgtacacaaacacacacttacacaaacacacacatacacaaacacacacttacacaaacacacacttacacaaacacacacatgtacacaaacacacacttacacaaacacacacatacacaaacacacacttacacaaacacacacttacacaaacacacacttacacaaacacacacttacacaaacacacacatacacaaacacacacttacacaaacacacacatacacaaacacacacatacacaaacacacacactgtctcacacacatgtacacaaacacacacttacacaaacacacacttacacaaacacacacatacacaaacacacacatacacaaacacacacttacacaaacacacacttacacaaacacacacatacacaaacacacacttacacaaacacacacatacacaaacacacacactgtctcacacacatgtacacaaacacacacttacacaaacacacacttacacaaacacacacttacacaaacacacacatgtacacaaacacacacttacacaaacacacacatacacaaacacacacttacacaaacacacacatacacaaacacacacttacacaaacacacacatacacaaacacacacacaaacacacacatgtacacaaacacacacttacacaaacacacacttacacaaacacacacttacacaaacacacacatacacaaacacacacttacacaaacacacacatacacaaacacacacactgtctcacacacatgaCAGTACATgtatccacaaacacacacatacacaaacacacacatacacaaacacacacttacacaaacacacacacaaacacacacatgtacacaaacacacacttacacaaacacacacttacacaaacacacacttacacaaacacacacttacacaaacacacacatacacaaacacacacttacacaaacacacacacctggtttaaaatgtaataaaaatagcTGGTGATATCAGATTCTTAAAGCGGTGCATCGCCTCTTCTCTTAAACCCCGAGAGTATGAAAGCAACAAGACAGGAAACCCACAGTGGGGCCCTGCAgctcaggacacacacacacacacaaacacacacacacacacatgcacacacacacacacatgcacacacacacacgcacacacacatgcacacacacatgcacacacacatgcacacacacgcgcgcacacatacacacacgctcacacacacgcacatacaagcacacacacatgcacacacacacacacacacacgcacacacacacccatacacatacacacacaggctcgcacacacacgcacatacacacacacacatacacacacacatacgcgcagacacacatacacatacgcacacacatacacacacacacacactcacacacacctcctgtAACCACTGTTTACACTCCTGtcatactgagagagagacaatggAAACTTTTGTGGTTAGAGAAGGTCACTTCAtgaagacaacaaaaacaactgaaacaCCTTTCAGTttctgagaaacacacacacacacacacacacacacacacacacacacacacacacacacacacacacacacaggaaatgtaCGGTAGGTTCTCTCGGGCCTCGGCAGCTGAAGCCACTTCCTGTGTGTCTTTAGTGTCTGATCTAACATCAGCTTTACACTGTAGAAGTGAACTGATGGAAGCCGTTAATAACAGAGACACTGATCTCGGATcagctgaaacacactgaatagATTCACTTCAATATTCTGTAATGCCTTAAACACCGATATTCACTACTATTATTTCATCACATTTATTCAGATTATAACAACATAAATCTTTATTTCCTCACCCACAAACCCACCCAGCACCATTCTGTCCAACAAACAACatgtttacttgtttacttgtttacttgtgtatttgtgtatttggcAAAAGCTGAAGTCATCAGATAAACACCTGACCTGCTGAAGTTAGGACTAATCTGGTGTCCAAACTTCACACAACAAAGAGTGTAAAACAGGTGCAGTTTGTTCTCACGCTTTTCTACACACCAGTTTAACCGCAACCAATGAGCTGCTAGAGAGACATTTTCCACTGGCGTGGACCAATCAGATTACAGAACACACGAGCGCATGAAAGATCTTCAGCAGCACGAGCCGCTCAGCACCAGTGTCTGAGATGGAGACATCAAGAGTCGCTCTCATCGCTCTCGTGTGTAAGTCTCATTCCACTTTTACACACTTTCTACACAACCCACACCTGCTGGGGACTTGTGtagaagtttgtaccccctcctTAGTGTAATGtgaagtgtgatgttgtgtagaAGTTTGTACCCCCCCTTAGTGTAATGtgaagtgtgatgttgtgtagaagtttgtaccccctccttagtgtaatgtaaagtgtgatgttgtgtagaagtttgtaccccctcctTCGTGTAATGtaaagtgtgatgttgtgtagaagtttgtaccccctccttagtgtaatgtaaagtgtgatgttgtgtagaagtttgtaccccctcctTAGTGTAATGGAAAGTGTGGGCTTGTGtagaagtttgtaccccctcctTCGTGTAATGtaaagtgtgatgttgtgtagaagtttgtaccccctcctTAGTGTAATGtgaagtgtgatgttgtgtagaagtttgtaccccctcctTAGTGTAATGtgaagtgtgatgttgtgtagaagtttgtaccccctcctTAGTGTAATGtgaagtgtgatgttgtgtagaagtttgtaccccctcctTAGTGTAATGtgaagtgtgatgttgtgtagaagtttgtaccccctcctTAGTGTAATGtgaagtgtgatgttgtgttgCAGGTGTTGTGTTCTCCGGTCAGAAGAGGATCTCTGGAGCAGAAGTGGAGACGAGAGTCAGACGAGGAGACGACGTCACTCTCTACTCCGACTGTGTTTGGAAAAGTGGATTTTATCCAGTGTGGTTCAGGAACTGCTCAGAAAAGGATCATCCTCGTGTCACGATCTCACTTGCTGATTTAATCAATAGTGATGTACTGGGTGGTGATTTTACACGTTACTCGTTTCTGGTAAATAACtccatcaacacacacactctgctgaTTAAGAACGTCAGTGAATCAGATCAGGGCGTGTACTACTGCGCTCTGAGTGAGAAAAAGATTCTGGATAATAACATCGGTGTCGCCGTCAGCGTGTATCGTTACGGAAACAGATCCACTCGACTCTCTGTACTCGGTAAGATTATCTCCTATTCACTGAGCTGGATTTTCAGACATTTGTAATTCTTGCAGTCTTGTGTTCTTCGGCAGAACCCTgtcgcagtgtgtgtgtgtgtgtgtgtgtgtgtgtgtgtgtgtgtgtgtgtgtgtgtttctcagaaGAAGCTACTGTCTCTCCGAACACCCCGACCCCGTGTGTATCAGAGTGGAGTGTTAGCTGGAAGCtggtgttgggtgtgtgtgctgtgtgtgttctcctcTCCTCACTCCTCTCCTCCATCTGTGTGTACTGCCTCTGCACAAACACcactaaaggtactcacacactcgctctgatcactaacacactaaaggtactcacacactcgctctgatctctaacacactaaaggtactcacacactcgctctgatcactaacacactaaaggtactcacacactcgctctgatctctaacacactaaaggtactcacacactcgctctgatctctaacacactaaaggtactcacacactcgctctgatcactaacacactaaaggtactcacacactcgctctgatctctaacacactaaaggtactcacacactcgctctgatctctaacacactaaaggtactcacacactcgctctgatctctaacacactaaaggtactcacacactcgctctgatctctaacacactaaaggtactcacacactcgctccgatcactaacacactaaaggtactcacacactcgctctgatctctaacacactaaaggtactcacacactcgctctgatctctaacacactaaaggtactcacacactcgctctgatcactaacacactaaaggtactcacacactcgctccaCTTCACCATTAAACACAACAGGAATTAATCCGCTATTGGTCATCAAATATGTTTAGATCATAATCAGTGTATCTGTCAATTCAGAAAACTCCGCCTCTTACACATTTCGCTCATGTATTTGGGGTGTGGCTTCAGAGGATCGATGCATTTGCTCACAATGTTTCACTTTTAAACCATCTAGCTTCTAATAACTTTCACCATCTTTCCCTTCACGGCAGAAACGGAAGGCGAACTGGCAGGAAGTGACAAAAGGACGACTTGGAGACACGATGAggtagaatatatatatatatatattagaatatAGTACGGACGTACgaacataaatattaaaaatgccaTTCGCAGCAAAAACATCTAACAACCGTACGCATTGTAACACAAGACACCATAACTTTTAGAAACTTCTAGAAGCACTCAAACATCTACTTCTGTTCTTTTCCCACCGCAGGTTGAAGTTGAGGTGTGTTACGCCTCGCTGGACATCCAGaacctgaagaagaagaagaagaagaagaggagagttCAGAACTCTGATTTCAGCACGTATTCAGAAGTCAGGACCGAGAGAACCGAACACTGCTGAGGAGACGTCAATGACTTCTGAAATTTCTTACATCAAAGTGCATTATTTAATCAGTTTGATAAATATTTCGAGgtgcatttccatttccaatctctgtttacatgcttattatcttcttttttttttaaaaatgaaatatgattCTGACATTAACTAAACTGTTCAaactacttttattttgaaatatctCATTTTCATATTCTCGCTGATgtgaaacataaatatattatatttaaagcaCTCGTGTGTCTGGCTACACTTTTTTGTGCGATCCGTAAAGTTCTCAGGTGACGACGAATTGTATTTTCATCGTGAAGGGAAACATCATAACCTTTTAAACGCCGAGCATGAACGCGAATCACACCAAGACGAGAGATCTTATGAGGAACTTCAGCACTCCAGGACGGAGGAAGAGAAGCGTGGATTGGTGCAGGTGTCAGTTTCGGATGATTGTGAACCTGCTTTTCTTAGCTCCGGTATGAAGGCAGTGCAGATGTGACTCCTCCACTGTAAAGCTtctgtatatttatacacaGACACTCAGGAGATTCACCAAAAGGGTCCAAAAATTGAGAAAAacgcttttattttgaaaggtgTGTAATTTAACGTCCGTTTTCAGCCCTAACTGAAGTCCTGTGGATGTTCAATTCCTGTTGAATGCTGATGTTATTTGGGGAAATATATGGGACGTTCATGTCGTACCGACTTCCTGTCGAGGGAAGGAAGGACTTTTATTGTGAAAGCGGAACCATCTGAGTAGAAGTGAGTGTCAGGAGGACgatctgtttgtgtgtcctgTTGGAGGAAAGAAATTTCTTCTCCTTTTGGAACTCTCTGTGGATTTTGATTCATGGACCCCCGAGAGAAGGGTTTTTTAGTGTTTTGTATTTTAGTTGTCTTGGATTCTTTTTGCTCAGCGATATTtcgtgtttttttccccccgaggCTTGTGAACCAGGTGGACTACTGTTTTGGAGAGAACACCATACATGGATTAGATGTTAGAGACTCAGTCCTTGTCTTTCTGTGACCCTCAGATCAGTTCTGAATTATGATGTGGTGCTGTTAAATGTAATTATGTGGTGAATATTATTCAGCTGATTATTGGTttctctgttgttgttgttgttgttgttgttgttgttgttgttttaaatcagCAGTTAGAGTTTCCCAAACTTCAAAGTGACCGTGGGTTTATTGTCTCATGCGGCATCTCAGAGGTTCGGGTTTCTGAGAACTCAGCACCTTGATGATAAAGTCTGAGATTCCTCTGGAAAGTCTCTATAGGATATAATAagaagtaataataatgataaaaagtGGGATGTGATCTTCTACTCTCCTCCAATCAGGGCTGTGTTGCTTTTGATACTGTAGATCATAACATTCTTCTAGATAAATTAGAAAATGTTGGAGTTAAGGGAACGGCCATCttctggctcaggtcttatctgatcAATCATTATCAAGTTGTAGATGGAAATGGTGACTTCTTTATCTACGTGGGATTAGCtcccgctaaccctaaccctgttcatgacacacagctgtatgtttcagcaaagcgggatcaagttgaggaatgtgtaaaggacgtTAGACGTTGGATGCTCAGTAACCTCCGACTACTTCATGACGAGACAGAAGAACTTGTCCTAGGACCACgtgcagctagaagtaatctttctggtctcacagtaactctggaaggactttctgtttcatcatgtgcagcagtgaaAGACCTTGGTGAAGCTCATGTGGGTAATATTACTAACAAAGCGCtcttttatctcagaaatattgctaagatgaGAAAAACTAGCTCATGATTTTGTTACCTTTGTTGGTACCTAGAATAATGAAGGCCACTGCAGGCGCCAGAGCTTTTCTCTGTGAAAAGCGTTTCCCGATTCATTTTCGGGGCTCAGACACGGTCTCGGTGTTTACGTCTAGGCTAAAAACACATCTGTTTAGTCAAGACTTGTTGATAGTTTTAACCCGAGGTACAAGAGCAGTGGAAGCatcatgtatttattgtctatcatcaccaccaccgaGTAGATAACTATCAGAAGGTATTCACACTCCCTGTGGTGTCCTCATCCATGACTGTCCTCCATGTTCACCAAATTCCAGTCAATCATCAGCTCTCTGTATCAATAAAAACCCTCTTTTGGACTGAATAAGCTGAAATAGAGCGTCCTGCTCTGAGAGGACTCTGAGAGGAGATTCAGACATGATccataatccataatgaactttttcacactatctgttgttacccagatgaggacgggttccttctgagtcggttcctctcaaggtttcttcctcttaaaacatcttagggagtttttcctcgccaccgtcgccactcagtgtcttgctcagttgggataaattcactcctttaatatctgtacaccgtgttgatatttctgtaaagctgctttgagacaatgtctattgtaaaaagcgctgtacaaataaaactgaattgaattgaattgaatgatcTAGATCtagataataataacaagaagaGGAATATAAactggacagacagacatggacgaGTTTACACCTTCAGTCTTGCTGAAACATGAAACACAGAGTGAGACCCTGCACCTCAGGCTGCACAGTTTCCCCCTTCAGTCACTCATCTCCTGTAGGTTCCGCCTTCAGTCACTCATCTCCTGTGGGTTCCGCCTTCAGTCACTCATCTCCTGTAGGTTCCCCCTTCAGTCACTCATCTCCTGTAGGTTCCCCCTTCAGTCGCTCATCTCCTGTAGGTTCCGCCTTCAGTCGCCGATCTCCTGTGGGTTCCTCCTTCAGTCACTCATCTCCTGTGGGTTCCTCCTTCAGTCACTCATCTCCTGTAGGTTCCGCCTTCAGTCGCCGATCTCCTGTAGGTTCCCCCTTCAGTCACTCATCTCCTGTGGGTTCCTCCTTCAGTCACTCATCTCCTGTAGGTTCCGCCTTCAGTCGCCGATCTCCTGTAGGTTCCCCCTTCAGTCGCTGATCTCCTGTAGGTTCCGCCTTCAGTCACTCATCTCCTGTGGGTTCCTCCTTCAGTCGCCGATCTCCTGTGGGTTCAATCCTGTCACTCAGGACAGAACGAGGTCCAAAAAATGACCTGTAATTATACATCATTACACACGACTCTGATATTTCACTGA of Ictalurus punctatus breed USDA103 chromosome 29, Coco_2.0, whole genome shotgun sequence contains these proteins:
- the LOC108260901 gene encoding uncharacterized protein LOC108260901 codes for the protein METSRVALIALVCVVFSGQKRISGAEVETRVRRGDDVTLYSDCVVKSGFYPVWFRNCSHQDQPRLMISQSDVMHDVFPRYSSVFNVSTNVHDLLIKKVTESDVGVYYCAVRENNITKDKDGVIISTAVFHYGNRWTRLSVLEEATVSPNTPTPCVSEWSVSWKLVLGVCAVCVLLSSLLSSICVYCLCTNTTKGEIKAGSAKRTTLSHDEVGDEVCYASLDIQNLHKKKKRKIKRRVQHSDFSTYSEVRTDRSSGDVAEF
- the LOC108260902 gene encoding uncharacterized protein LOC108260902; this translates as METSRVALIALVCVVFSGQKRISGAEVETRVRRGDDVTLYSDCVWKSGFYPVWFRNCSEKDHPRVTISLADLINSDVLGGDFTRYSFLVNNSINTHTLLIKNVSESDQGVYYCALSEKKILDNNIGVAVSVYRYGNRSTRLSVLEEATVSPNTPTPCVSEWSVSWKLVLGVCAVCVLLSSLLSSICVYCLCTNTTKETEGELAGSDKRTTWRHDEVEVEVCYASLDIQNLKKKKKKKRRVQNSDFSTYSEVRTERTEHC